A window of the Arachis duranensis cultivar V14167 chromosome 5, aradu.V14167.gnm2.J7QH, whole genome shotgun sequence genome harbors these coding sequences:
- the LOC107490003 gene encoding pre-rRNA-processing protein ESF2 — protein sequence MKNKKTMEVAVKEENAENEPNGSESKLKDKKKRLLKEAEKADKRGVCYLSRIPPHMDHVKLRHILSQFGDIQRIFLAPEDSSAPVSTKRSRGARDQAYSEGWVEFKNKRLAKRVANMLNGEQIGGKKRSSFYYDLWNIKYLSKFKWDDLTEELALKKAIREQKIALELSAAKRERDLYLSKVDKSRALNAIEERLKKKQKIQQDSGQVAKVIRHFPQTKPITATAKESKPGLSDDILDAVFGGS from the exons atgaagaataagaagacTATGGAAGTTGCAGTGAAAGAAGAAAATGCCGAGAATGAACCTAATGGCTCAGAATCAAAattgaaagataagaagaagagATTGTTGAAGGAAGCAGAGAAGGCGGACAAGCGAGGTGTTTGCTATCTGAGTCGGATCCCCCCTCACATGGACCACGTCAAGCTTCGTCACATTCTCTCTCAATTCGGAGATATACAACGCATCTTTCTTGCCCCTGAAG ATTCTAGTGCTCCAGTCTCAACTAAACGGTCGCGGGGTGCACGAGACCAAGCGTACTCAGAAGg GTGGGTTGAATTCAAGAATAAACGTCTAGCAAAGAGGGTTGCCAATATGTTGAATGGTGAACAGATAG GGGGAAAGAAGAGGTCATCGTTCTACTATGATCTTTGGAATATTAAATACCTAAGTAAATTCAAGTGGGATGATCTCACTGAAGAACTAG CATTAAAGAAAGCTATTCGGGAGCAAAAGATAGCTTTAGAACTTTCTGCTGCCAAGAGAGAGAGGGACTTATATCTTTCCAAAGTCGATAAGTCACGTGCTTTGAATGCAATAGAGGAGAGGCTAAAGAAG AAGCAGAAGATTCAACAAGACTCTGGACAAGTCGCAAAAGTGATTCGCCATTTCCCCCAAACGAAGCCAATAACCGCTACTGCTAAAGAAAGTAAACCTGGACTCTCTGATGATATACTGGATGCT GTATTTGGTGGTTCGTAA
- the LOC107489938 gene encoding alkane hydroxylase MAH1-like has protein sequence MAIFLYVSIIVSSFCYIYYFFHRRLCKTPLLIDWPILGMLPKVLWNLYRIHDFVTDILKQQGRTGEFMGPWFTNMNYLVTSDPMNVHHIMSKSFDNYVKGSEFRDIFQIFGDGIFTTDSETWRYHRSLLLSLVKNRSFEIFLEKTIQKKVEASLIPVLEHVLQQRVEVDLQDIFNRFTFDNICNIVLGYDPNCLSIEFPEVACEKAFNEAEESLFYRHAVPKSVWKLLERLQIGQERKMSEACKVFDQFIYSCIASKREEISKYNKSSQIDEAQLDLLSALMMMREQEQEKGQSQTLLVNDDKFLRDSAFNLFVAGRDTITSALTWFFWLVATHPLVETKILDEIKENFGSNNDEMKHKVLGIEEVKKLVYLHGALCESLRLFPPIPFERKQPIKSDILPSGHHVNPNTMILLSLYAMGRYEEIWGKDCLEFKPERWISEKGGIIHVPSYKFISFNAGPRTCLGKDLSFMQIKMVAASILCNYHIHVVEGHQAIPSHSIVLLMKDGLRVRITKREGF, from the coding sequence ATGGCCATCTTTCTCTATGTATCAATAATTGTATCATCATTTTGCTACATATATTATTTCTTCCATAGGAGATTATGTAAGACTCCTCTCCTAATAGATTGGCCTATCCTTGGCATGTTACCAAAAGTGTTGTGGAACTTGTATCGGATACATGATTTCGTAACCGATATTTTGAAACAACAAGGGAGAACCGGTGAATTCATGGGACCTTGGTTCACCAACATGAACTATTTGGTCACTAGTGACCCCATGAATGTTCATCACATAATGAGCAAGAGTTTTGACAACTATGTCAAGGGTTCTGAATTTCGTGACATCTTCCAAATTTTTGGAGATGGTATTTTTACCACGGATTCGGAGACTTGGAGGTACCATAGATCTTTGCTTCTTTCTTTGGTTAAGAATAGAAGCTTCGAGATCTTTCTAGAGAAAACGATTCAGAAGAAGGTGGAAGCTAGCTTGATTCCTGTATTAGAACACGTGCTACAACAACGTGTTGAGGTTGATCTACAAGACATCTTCAATCGCTTCACATTCGACAACATTTGCAACATTGTTTTAGGGTATGATCCTAATTGTCTTTCTATTGAGTTCCCTGAAGTTGCATGTGAGAAGGCTTTTAATGAAGCTGAAGAGTCGTTATTCTATAGGCATGCTGTTCCAAAGAGTGTTTGGAAGCTTCTAGAAAGGCTTCAAATAGGTCAAGAGAGAAAGATGAGTGAAGCTTGTAAGGTGTTTGACCAATTCATATACTCATGCATAGCatcaaagagagaagagataagcAAGTACAACAAAAGTAGTCAAATAGATGAAGCTCAACTTGACTTGCTTAGTgctttgatgatgatgagagaacaagaacaagaaaaggGTCAAAGTCAAACATTATTAGTCAATGATGACAAGTTTTTAAGAGACTCAGCTTTTAATCTTTTTGTGGCTGGAAGAGATACCATAACTTCAGCTCTTACTTGGTTCTTTTGGCTTGTTGCTACGCACCCATTAGTTGAAACCAAAATTCTTgatgaaatcaaagaaaattttggatcaaataaTGATGAAATGAAGCACAAAGTTTTAGGCATAGAAGAGGTGAAAAAGCTAGTTTATCTCCATGGTGCTCTATGTGAATCTTTGAGGCTATTTCCTCCTATTCCTTTTGAGAGGAAGCAACCAATCAAAAGTGACATACTCCCAAGTGGACATCATGTGAATCCAAATACAATGATCTTACTTTCTTTGTATGCAATGGGAAGATATGAAGAGATATGGGGAAAAGATTGCTTGGAGTTCAAGCCAGAGAGATGGATATCTGAAAAAGGAGGAATAATTCATGTGCcttcttacaagtttattaGTTTTAATGCGGGGCCAAGAACTTGCTTGGGAAAAGACTTGTCTTTTATGCAAATTAAGATGGTGGCAGCTTCCATTTTGTGCAATTATCATATTCATGTGGTGGAAGGTCATCAAGCTATCCCAAGTCATTCAATTGTGCTTCTAATGAAGGATGGTTTGAGGGTTAGGATAACCAAAAGAGAAGgcttttaa